The DNA region GTCCAGACCTTTAAGGCCCGGGGGTTTAGGAATGCCGGCAAAGCCGCATATGGTTGGAATGATGTCAATACCATTACACACCAGCTGGTCGTCTGTCTTAGCTTTCCACTGCCCTATTTTGGAAATGATGAAAGGTATTTTTGCCGATTCTTCGTAAAGCACCTGTTTCTGGTTCCACTCATGTGCAGCATAGCCGTCGCCGTGATCGCTGGTAAAAATGATGATGGTATTGTCTTCAATGCCATATTTTTTCAGAGAGCCCAATACCATGGCAATGTAGTTATCTACTTTCTCTACAAGGCGGTTGTAAGCCCAGCGGTATTTGCGCCATTGGGTCTCGTTCCAGCCTACAGCAGATGGATAGGTACGCAGGTTCGACTTTTGCTGCTCCCTTACAATTGCCGGTTCATGTGTTGGGATACGCCAGTTGGCAGGCAATTTCGGGCATTGCGAAGTATCGGGTGCAGCATCCAGTACATCCATTTTCAATTCATCACCCCTGGCCCATTCACAGATGTCGTGCGGGTTCAGAAATGAAGCCACCAGCAGAAAAGGATTGTCTTTGTTCTTTTTGATAAAGGCTGCACAGCGCGATGGTGTAACTGCATCTGTATAATCGCCCGGGCCGGTATTTTCAATGGTTTCGAAACCATGCTGTGCAACCTTGGTTACAGGAACAGGCAGGTGCCACTTGCCGACGTAGCCAGTTTTGTAGCCCCCTGCCTTAAATATTTTTCCCATCATCAGTACGGAGTCTGCCCATTGCCCATCCTTTTCAGGTGAGTTTCCTGTAAAGCCGGTCTCGTGCGGCATCTTGCCACTGAAAATGGCCGATCTGGAAGGCGTACACAAGGGTTGCGCACAGTAGGCCCGTGTAAAGCGGGTGCCATTGGCGGCCAATACATCCATTGCAGGAGTATTCAGGTCTTTATTTCCTGCATTGCTCATCGCATCGGCCGTCTGCTGATCGGTCATGATGATGATCACATTTGGCCGGGAAGATTTTGGAGCCTGGGCCCCTGCATGTAGGGCAGCTGCAAGCAGTGCCGTACACATCCATCCCTTTATTGTGTACTTCTTCATATTTCTTACTTCAAATAATTATAGGCAGAATCCAGTTTAAAACGTTTTTGCATCTCTTTGCTTGGCTTAGGTGTTTTATCTGCCTCACTAAAATAATCAGCAGTATCCCAAACCTTTGAGTTCCCGTTTGTTTCCCTGGGATCCTTTGTTTCTACCAGGTAATTACGCATTTTAGCAGCCAATTCCTGTTTTATTTTCTGATATTCAGGAAGCGCTGCCAGATTGTGCAACTGATCGGGGTCTTTGTGAATATCAAACAGTTCTTCCGCCGAACGCTTGCCCATGCTCAATTCAAAAAGCGGCTTAACTTTCGGATCATTTTTATGTTCTATCAGGTAATATTTAGTTTCACCGGGCCAGTTGAACATATAAGGATCAATATCTCCGTAAAATGGCGGATCGCCTGCAGGCCATCTGTCTGGCTCATAATTTTTGATGTACAGGTAATCTTTAGTACGAATGGCCCTTCCAGGATACCCCAGACCATGCTGGCGCACAAAGGCATGACGCTCGCGGCCAAGTACAACGAAATCTCTTGATTTTTCCTCTTTTCCGTTTTCTACAACGGGCAATAAACTTTTACCCGTCATTTCAGCTGGCACCTTCGTTTTTCCCAATTCAAGAAAAGTAGGTGCCAGATCGTTCAGGGTAACCAGGTTATCGGCCACCACACCTTGTTTAAATTTGCCTGGCCATGAAATGATCAGAGGCACATGTGTACCGAAATCATAAAGATTGGCCAAACCCCTTGGCATTTGCCAGCCGTTATCGCTGCACACCACAATTACCGTATTGTCTAGCTCCCCACTCGCCTTCAACTGTTGTAAGGCCTCCCCCAATTCACGGTCAAAGGTTTCAACCGCAGCATAATAATCGGCAATATCTTTTCTGATACTGATATGGTCGGGCAAATAGCCCGGAACAGTTACCTTATTTGGATCAATGCCAGCCTTTTCACCAGAACCTTCTACATAAGGGCGGTGCGGGTGCAAACTGCTAACCCAGTAGCACCACGGACCTTCTTTTTTACCCTTTAAAAATTCTGCAAAGCTGCCAAACTTATTTCCTGCCGGGTTTCTTGGCCTCTTATTGGCCTC from Pedobacter africanus includes:
- a CDS encoding sulfatase family protein, with the protein product MKKYTIKGWMCTALLAAALHAGAQAPKSSRPNVIIIMTDQQTADAMSNAGNKDLNTPAMDVLAANGTRFTRAYCAQPLCTPSRSAIFSGKMPHETGFTGNSPEKDGQWADSVLMMGKIFKAGGYKTGYVGKWHLPVPVTKVAQHGFETIENTGPGDYTDAVTPSRCAAFIKKNKDNPFLLVASFLNPHDICEWARGDELKMDVLDAAPDTSQCPKLPANWRIPTHEPAIVREQQKSNLRTYPSAVGWNETQWRKYRWAYNRLVEKVDNYIAMVLGSLKKYGIEDNTIIIFTSDHGDGYAAHEWNQKQVLYEESAKIPFIISKIGQWKAKTDDQLVCNGIDIIPTICGFAGIPKPPGLKGLDLGRRLDNPDLKLRDTLVIETDFADNERLLGIRGRAVITKDFKYIVYDKGEIREQLFNLTNDPGEMDNLAVKPAAKKILSQMRSYLKKWAKTHGDSFNALVR
- a CDS encoding sulfatase family protein; its protein translation is MKFSHLRYIPAALVLVLTWASCSSPKKKQERPNILMIMSDNQSWNHVGSYGDKTVRTPNMDRIAAEGVRFTNAFCSSPSCTPARAAMLTGQDIWRLNEGANLWGVLPVQYKVYPDLLEESGYQIGFQGKGWGPGSFEANKRPRNPAGNKFGSFAEFLKGKKEGPWCYWVSSLHPHRPYVEGSGEKAGIDPNKVTVPGYLPDHISIRKDIADYYAAVETFDRELGEALQQLKASGELDNTVIVVCSDNGWQMPRGLANLYDFGTHVPLIISWPGKFKQGVVADNLVTLNDLAPTFLELGKTKVPAEMTGKSLLPVVENGKEEKSRDFVVLGRERHAFVRQHGLGYPGRAIRTKDYLYIKNYEPDRWPAGDPPFYGDIDPYMFNWPGETKYYLIEHKNDPKVKPLFELSMGKRSAEELFDIHKDPDQLHNLAALPEYQKIKQELAAKMRNYLVETKDPRETNGNSKVWDTADYFSEADKTPKPSKEMQKRFKLDSAYNYLK